One genomic segment of Ctenopharyngodon idella isolate HZGC_01 chromosome 7, HZGC01, whole genome shotgun sequence includes these proteins:
- the sdr16c5b gene encoding epidermal retinol dehydrogenase 2 — MNFLLETLQVLFMLLVYSLETFVRLFIPARRKTVSGEIVLLTGAGSGIGRLMALEFARLDARLVLWDINEDGNKETARMIKEKHGARAYTYTCDCSDREEVYRIANQVKREVGDVTILINNAGIVTGKKFMESPDALIEKSMEVNSLAHFWMYKAFLPAMIAGNHGHLVSIASSAGLIGVNGLADYCASKFAAVGFAESMALELLAMGCDGVKTTIVCPFFINTGMFEGANTKFPRLMPILDPEYACRKIVDAVRREQVYLYLPRSVYIMIALKNCLPTKVGVLLGKYLGAFNFMAKFKGHGKKSN, encoded by the exons ATGAACTTTCTCTTGGAGACTCTTCAGGTGCTTTTCATGTTACTGGTCTACAGCTTAGAAACCTTCGTTCGGCTTTTTATACCGGCTCGAAGGAAGACTGTGTCCGGGGAGATCGTGTTGTTGACCGGGGCGGGCAGCGGCATCGGGCGCCTCATGGCGCTGGAGTTCGCGCGCCTGGACGCGCGCCTTGTGCTGTGGGACATCAACGAGGACGGGAATAAAGAGACTGCTCGTATGATTAAAGAAAAGCACGGAGCGCGAGCGTACACCTATACCTGCGACTGTAGCGACCGGGAGGAAGTGTACAGAATCGCAAACCAG GTAAAGCGTGAGGTTGGTGATGTcacaattttaataaataatgcgGGGATCGTTACTGGGAAGAAGTTCATGGAATCTCCTGATGCACTCATAGAGAAGTCTATGGAGGTCAATAGTCTGGCACATTTCTGG ATGTACAAGGCGTTTCTGCCCGCAATGATCGCTGGTAATCACGGTCATTTGGTCAGCATTGCGAGCTCAGCTGGACTCATTGGCGTGAATGGACTGGCAG ATTATTGTGCGAGTAAGTTTGCTGCGGTCGGCTTTGCTGAGTCAATGGCGCTAGAGCTGCTGGCCATGGGCTGTGATGGAGTGAAGACCACCATAGTCTGCCCGTTTTTCATTAACACGGGCATGTTTGAGGGTGCCAACACAAA ATTTCCTAGACTCATGCCTATTCTTGATCCAGAGTATGCGTGTAGGAAAATTGTGGATGCTGTCCGAAGGGAACAGGTTTATCTTTACCTGCCTCGAAGCGTCTACATCATGATTGCTTTGAAGAA TTGTTTACCCACTAAAGTCGGCGTGCTGCTTGGTAAATATCTCGGAGCGTTCAACTTCATGGCTAAGTTCAAAGGTCATGGGAAAAAGAGCAATTAA
- the chchd7 gene encoding coiled-coil-helix-coiled-coil-helix domain-containing protein 7 — MASKSSVRKVRNEDINPCIEESDGSQKCLDAYNYDKSKCSAYFMRYKNCRKYWHAVMLQRRRDGVKPDMPTAEEREQILTALGGKPY, encoded by the exons ATGGCTAGCAAATCAAGTGTGCGGAAAGTTCGGAATGAGGATATCAACCCATGCATTGAG GAGAGTGATGGTTCTCAGAAATGTTTGGATGCATACAACTATGACAAGAGCAAGTGTTCTGCATACTTCATGAGGTATAAAAACTGCAGGAAGTACTGG CATGCTGTGATGCTGCAGCGGAGGCGTGACGGAGTGAAGCCGGATATGCCGACCGCTGAGGAGCGAGAGCAGATCCTCACAGCCCTCGGAGGGAAGCCCTACTGA
- the plag1 gene encoding zinc finger protein PLAG1 yields MATVPPNDCPGTAEHCRVRKRRVEGKVRKNFSCQLCEKAFNSLEKLKVHSYSHTGERPYRCTHTDCTKAFVSKYKLLRHMATHSPEKTHKCSYCEKMFHRKDHLKNHLHTHDPNKEAFSCTECGKSYNTKLGFRRHQALHAAHRGDLTCQVCLQSYPSTPLLLEHLRGHAGKSATATKEKRHQCEHCERRFYTRKDVRRHLVVHTGRKDFLCQYCAQRFGRKDHLTRHVKKSHAHELLRVKAEPVDLMESQSSPASGPLTLRYPLGHASYSPPPPLRAELESYLLELQAEDTPKLSASATVTGETTSSLDFLSPLFNFLPYNQGAGPTLGVAYSQEEGLLATPIQDTPEPLSLLHTISHSQSTPSYTHPPSLNTTTTLPRFHQAFQ; encoded by the exons atggcaacagtacCTCCCAACGACTGCCCCGGCACGGCAGAACACTGTCGAGTGAGGAAGAGGAGAGTCGAGGGGAAAGTGAGGAAGAACTTCTCCTGTCAGTTGTGCGAGAAGGCCTTCAACAGCTTGGAGAAGCTGAAGGTACATTCGTACTCCCACACAGGGGAAAGGCCGTATCGCTGCACACACACTGACTGCACCAAGGCCTTCGTCTCCAAGTATAAACTCCTACG GCACATGGCCACACACTCGCCAGAAAAGACACACAAGTGCAGCTACTGCGAGAAGATGTTCCACCGTAAAGATCACCTGAAGAACCACCTCCACACACACGACCCCAACAAGGAGGCTTTCAGCTGCACGGAATGCGGCAAGAGCTACAACACCAAACTTGGCTTCCGAAGGCACCAAGCCCTTCACGCTGCTCACCGTGGAGACCTCACCTGCCAGGTGTGTCTGCAGTCGTACCCAAGCACTCCCCTGCTGCTGGAGCACCTACGGGGACATGCGGGGAAAAGCGCTACTGCGACTAAGGAGAAGCGACATCAGTGCGAACACTGCGAACGGCGCTTTTACACCCGCAAGGACGTGCGACGCCACCTGGTTGTGCATACAGGACGCAAGGACTTCCTGTGCCAGTACTGCGCCCAGCGATTCGGCCGCAAGGACCATCTTACCCGCCATGTAAAGAAAAGCCACGCTCATGAGCTGCTGAGGGTTAAGGCGGAGCCTGTCGATTTGATGGAGTCACAATCCTCGCCAGCATCCGGGCCACTCACCCTAAGGTATCCACTAGGTCATGCTTCTTACTCGCCACCGCCGCCCTTGAGGGCGGAGCTCGAAAGCTATCTCCTGGAGCTACAGGCCGAAGATACACCCAAGCTGAGTGCTTCCGCCACGGTGACCGGAGAGACGACGTCGTCCCTGGACTTTCTGTCTCCACTGTTTAATTTTCTGCCTTACAACCAGGGAGCGGGGCCTACTTTGGGAGTGGCTTACAGCCAGGAGGAGGGGCTACTGGCCACACCCATCCAAGACACGCCAGAGCCTCTTAGCCTCCTTCACACAATCTCACACTCACAAAGCACTCCGAGTTACACACATCCACCATCTCTGAATACAACCACCACCCTGCCTCGCTTCCACCAAGCCTTCCAGTAG